From a single Bacillus pseudomycoides DSM 12442 genomic region:
- the cas1c gene encoding type I-C CRISPR-associated endonuclease Cas1c, producing MKKLLNTLFITQSDVYLSLDGDNIVLLKEQKKIGRLPLHNLESIVSFGYTGTSPALMGYCAEKNISLVFLTMYGQFLARVIGKSKGNVILRKKQYRISEDEVMSAKIARNFIIGKIYNNKWIIERMTRDYPLRIDVDQFKEISQHLSSIILEVRECEDLERLRGLEGQAATSYNKLFNQMILQQKEDFYFNKRSRRPPLDNVNAMLSFAYTLLANDMTSALEGVGLDAYVGFLHRDRPGRVSLALDTMEELRGVYADKFVLSLINKRVVNKGNFLQKENGSVIMTDEARKKFLAAWQNKKKEKMTHPYLGEQISWGLVPHAQALLLARYLRNDLDEYPPFLWK from the coding sequence ATGAAAAAACTTCTTAATACATTATTTATAACTCAATCAGACGTTTATTTATCATTAGATGGTGATAATATTGTTCTTCTTAAGGAGCAAAAGAAGATAGGAAGGTTGCCACTCCATAACTTAGAATCGATCGTATCTTTTGGCTATACTGGTACAAGTCCTGCACTTATGGGTTATTGTGCAGAAAAAAATATTTCATTAGTATTTTTAACAATGTATGGACAATTTCTTGCGAGAGTTATCGGAAAAAGTAAGGGAAATGTCATTCTAAGAAAGAAACAATATCGTATATCAGAAGATGAAGTCATGTCGGCTAAAATTGCGCGCAACTTTATTATTGGAAAGATTTACAATAATAAATGGATAATTGAAAGAATGACTCGAGATTACCCATTACGAATAGATGTGGATCAATTCAAAGAAATCTCCCAACACTTATCATCTATCATTCTTGAAGTAAGAGAGTGTGAGGATTTAGAAAGATTAAGAGGGTTGGAAGGGCAGGCTGCTACAAGTTATAATAAATTATTTAATCAAATGATCCTACAACAAAAAGAAGATTTTTATTTCAATAAACGTTCTCGAAGACCTCCATTAGATAATGTGAATGCAATGCTATCATTTGCTTATACATTATTAGCAAATGATATGACATCTGCATTAGAGGGGGTTGGCTTGGATGCATATGTTGGCTTTTTACATCGAGATCGACCAGGAAGAGTATCTTTAGCTTTAGATACCATGGAAGAGCTACGAGGGGTATATGCAGATAAATTTGTCTTATCATTAATTAATAAAAGAGTCGTAAATAAAGGGAATTTTCTACAAAAAGAAAATGGATCTGTTATCATGACAGATGAAGCTAGAAAGAAATTTTTAGCAGCTTGGCAAAATAAAAAGAAAGAAAAGATGACACATCCATATCTTGGGGAACAAATATCTTGGGGATTAGTACCACATGCACAAGCTTTGTTATTGGCTCGTTATTTACGTAATGACTTAGATGAGTATCCACCATTTTTATGGAAGTAG
- the cas2 gene encoding CRISPR-associated endonuclease Cas2, protein MLVLITYDVSTISGAGQKRLRKVSKVCQNYGQRVQNSVFECVVDATQFATLKMELVKIIDESEDSLRFYQLGNNYKSKVEHIGVKESIDLESPLIF, encoded by the coding sequence TTGCTAGTATTAATTACGTATGATGTAAGCACTATTAGCGGTGCAGGACAAAAAAGACTGCGAAAAGTTTCAAAAGTATGTCAAAATTATGGTCAACGAGTCCAAAATTCAGTGTTTGAATGTGTTGTAGATGCAACTCAATTTGCTACTTTAAAGATGGAACTAGTTAAAATTATTGATGAAAGTGAGGATAGTCTCAGATTTTATCAGTTAGGTAACAACTATAAAAGTAAGGTCGAACATATCGGTGTAAAAGAATCAATTGATTTAGAAAGTCCTTTGATTTTTTAG
- a CDS encoding helix-turn-helix transcriptional regulator, with protein sequence MSWFGVGKPRSKFGKFIDKHNLTQQEVAERSGVSQGTISRLCKGNAFLPSLKTGSKIIDTLKKLTNKNVDYNDFWL encoded by the coding sequence ATGAGTTGGTTTGGTGTAGGGAAACCTAGGAGTAAATTTGGTAAATTTATAGATAAGCATAATTTAACTCAACAGGAAGTCGCAGAAAGGAGCGGTGTAAGTCAAGGGACGATTAGTCGTTTATGCAAAGGAAATGCATTTCTTCCGTCTTTAAAAACTGGTTCCAAGATTATTGATACTTTAAAAAAGTTAACAAATAAAAATGTAGATTACAATGATTTTTGGCTTTAG
- a CDS encoding replication-relaxation family protein: protein MRHQTLKQKARQIEILSTLSKLDFATRRQLQAIHCLGSIRNANRVLKDLTPYCHITKIAREHVYYLNKKGRDLLGITREVKKSSQLQHILMRNESWMWLGFPEWKTERSIELSINGQRYQIIPDATYFEDNVPHFVEIDRMQHMKANEHKIQLYGHITDIYKRQNAIVPVIIFFTLSDYRQSKLEQYAVKQNVFMRTFVMNDIF, encoded by the coding sequence ATGAGGCATCAAACACTCAAACAGAAAGCGAGACAAATCGAGATTTTATCCACTTTGAGTAAGTTAGATTTTGCAACCAGGAGACAATTGCAAGCCATCCACTGCCTAGGAAGTATTCGAAATGCAAATCGTGTACTAAAGGATCTGACTCCGTATTGTCATATTACTAAAATAGCTCGTGAGCATGTATATTATTTAAATAAAAAAGGACGTGATTTATTAGGAATTACAAGAGAAGTAAAGAAAAGTAGTCAATTACAGCACATATTAATGAGAAACGAAAGCTGGATGTGGCTTGGATTTCCAGAATGGAAAACAGAAAGATCTATAGAGCTTTCAATCAATGGTCAACGGTATCAGATTATTCCTGACGCAACGTATTTTGAAGATAATGTTCCCCATTTCGTTGAAATAGATCGTATGCAACATATGAAGGCAAACGAACATAAAATACAGTTATATGGCCATATAACAGATATTTACAAAAGACAGAATGCTATTGTTCCAGTAATTATCTTTTTCACATTATCAGACTATCGACAATCAAAGTTAGAGCAATATGCTGTAAAACAAAATGTGTTTATGAGAACTTTTGTGATGAATGATATTTTTTAA
- a CDS encoding BC1881 family protein: MKHMPTQELSNELKKRKGITSIKIESYEKIEVGGILVDGPAVILINQEYLKIVE, translated from the coding sequence ATGAAACACATGCCAACGCAAGAATTAAGTAACGAGTTAAAGAAGCGGAAAGGGATTACTTCTATTAAGATTGAGTCTTATGAAAAAATTGAAGTTGGTGGAATTCTTGTAGATGGACCGGCTGTTATTTTAATTAATCAAGAATACCTAAAAATTGTTGAATGA
- a CDS encoding DUF1904 family protein, with the protein MPHVVFRGITTEQLKRISKPLVEELAEICECGTDNFTLELPSSTFVFNGEEIEAFPLIEVKWFERGQEIRDRFAKAITTYVMDFGLPEVEVVFTVFTESAYYINGKHCAS; encoded by the coding sequence ATGCCGCATGTTGTGTTTCGTGGAATTACTACTGAACAATTAAAACGCATAAGCAAGCCATTAGTAGAAGAGCTCGCAGAGATTTGTGAGTGTGGTACGGATAATTTTACGTTGGAACTACCAAGTTCTACGTTTGTATTCAATGGAGAAGAAATAGAAGCGTTTCCTCTTATTGAAGTGAAATGGTTCGAGCGTGGACAGGAAATTCGTGATCGATTTGCCAAGGCCATTACTACATATGTAATGGATTTTGGACTTCCAGAAGTAGAGGTTGTATTTACGGTTTTCACAGAATCAGCGTATTATATTAACGGGAAGCATTGTGCAAGTTAG